ttagtccctgaacctcaactataaataggcctaaccatttctcatttcaaccatcccaaccaatctttctctcttagttttctctcttctcccatttgagaattcttaaggaattctatttgtttgtaatattttggagatagtaaagttatcatctggtgttagtgcccgaggacgtaggtataatttaccgaacctcgttaaaactcttgtgttcttttttgtcctatttttctttcaatatttgagggtataatagtagtatttaattgtgctattaaattactatagaagggatattctgactaaggaaagacttggtatttaagagatccttgtgatccacctctcttccctgggaattgaactttgtgtgattttttagtacaataatttacatgcttccgaccctattggaacaacagtTATCACTAAGACTAAAGAACTGAAGACGGTTTAAACTGTACAAGAAGTTGGGTATGGATGAATTGAGTGAGTTCCCAGTAAGATCAAGAACTTCAAGAATCGAGATGTTCCCAAAGTAACTGAATTGGGCCTTCCAAAGAACTATCACTAAGATCAATTGACACAAGACCATGAAGACTAAATACCCACTTAGGTAATCAAGATAAGTCGTTCCCGAAAGATCAAGAACAACCAAGTGATTTTGAAGAATTAACACCGATCGAAGATGGAACATCTTCTAAACCACAATCTGACAAGTACAACTCTAACAAAGAAGGAAGTTTGAATGTTACATGTACCCTATCATTTGCTTTATAAAGATCCGCAGAACTCAAATCAAGGTACTGCAAGGGAGCAAGTCCAGAAACCCATTGAAGACTTTTTGATTTGAGATCATTACCTCCAAGATCAAGATACTGCAACTTTGAAAGATTCCCAAGGTTATGAGGAATTGCTCCCTGAAATTTTGCATCAGAGAGGTTAAGATATGTTAAACCCTCTAGCAAACCGAAAAATTTCGGGATATGTATGCTGCTAAAATTATTATTGCTCAAGTCCAGGGAACTGAGATGCTTCAACTCCAGCAGTGAGGGATTTATTTTGCCTCCTAGCAGGGAATTGTAGTAAGCTTCCCATTCAGCATATGGTGCAAAGCCATCAGGCTCTGAAAGAGGAGCCAAGTGCAGTTCGTTGACGTGGCCTATTGAGTTATGGCAGACGACACCAATCCATTTACAGCAATCCCCTCCTTTAACCCATGAAGATAACCTGTTTGAAGGATCAATAAGATGATTCTTGAAATTCAAAAGAGCTTCTCTCTCACTTTGAATGTAAAGTAGGTTGGAATTGGC
This is a stretch of genomic DNA from Gossypium arboreum isolate Shixiya-1 chromosome 11, ASM2569848v2, whole genome shotgun sequence. It encodes these proteins:
- the LOC128284333 gene encoding receptor-like protein EIX2, translated to MTTPLPISLFPFLLLIPAICLSFCHANSNLLYIQSEREALLNFKNHLIDPSNRLSSWVKGGDCCKWIGVVCHNSIGHVNELHLAPLSEPDGFAPYAEWEAYYNSLLGGKINPSLLELKHLSSLDLSNNNFSSIHIPKFFGLLEGLTYLNLSDAKFQGAIPHNLGNLSKLQYLDLGGNDLKSKSLQWVSGLAPLQYLDLSSADLYKANDRVHVTFKLPSLLELYLSDCGLEDVPSSIGVNSSKSLGCS